The Salvelinus fontinalis isolate EN_2023a chromosome 39, ASM2944872v1, whole genome shotgun sequence genome has a window encoding:
- the LOC129838687 gene encoding DENN domain-containing protein 5B-like isoform X2 — protein sequence MSGTNAASGAAPCRFAHYFVICGIDTETGLEPDELAALYQWLEADRQGKDPDTAATGENFEQSPLKRTFKSKVLAHYPENVEWNPFDQDAVNMLCMPKGLSFRTQADSREPQFHSFLITREDGSRTYGFVHTFYEEVTSPQICSAMQTLYQMHQAENPSSDSPSSSSSSSMDSLASSLDEADSPSSSSCRSAACGGYDASRDTLFVSKALCLITPMPFMHACCRFLSQVHRAVTAASPPPLPLESYVHNILYEVPLPPPGRSLKFHGVYEPIVCQRPGPGELPLADFPLGQTFTLLGVENLVQLFNCTLLEMQILLYSQDYQRLMTVAEGITTLLFPFQWQHVYVPILPASLLHFLDAPVPYLMGLQSKEGTDRSKLELPQEANLCFVDIDNHCIELPEDFPQFPNKPELIQELSEVLLRYGISPVGGAPPTSVPTSTTTPGSVSTRHPGLKSQQALRELEDDGRNGNLGGEQLAVLELLQGNATLERLQALAKRTGVRVEALRGVGGEGEAQGGRTAVEEEELRNAKLNVQLREVVASRFTMMFADYEAFVIHSAPDLESWLTNREQMHNFDKASFLSDQPEPYLPFLSHFIETQMFATFIDNKIMSQWEEKEPLLRVFDGRIDKARLYNVRAPSLRSSNYQRCTILKESAQAIEQRLMKIDHTAIHPHLLDMKIGQGKYEQGFFPKLQSDVLSVGPTNNKWSNRTATAQRRKDRHRQQTEHLTLDNDLKEKYMQEARILGKNLRQPKLSDLSPAVIAQTNWKFVEGLLKECRMKTKRMLVEKMGREAVELGHGEANITGLEENTLIASLCDLLERIWSHGLQVKQGKSALWSHLLHYQAREEKLEQQQAESPVSSCPERRKSESSIGMPSLRASVIQDMRHIQSMGEIKTDVGRARAWIRLSLEKKLLSQHLKRLLSRQALTKKLYKRYAFLRCEEEKEQFLFHLLSLNTVDYFCFTSVFTTIMIPYRAVIIPIKKLSNAMTTSNPWVCVSGELGDSGVRQITKNVLEMTFDSAFRPHTHIDAMFKCQNLGKLTTVQLGHDNSGLLAKWLVDCVMVRNEITGHTYKFPCGRWLGKGVDDGSLERVLIGELALPNADEDCGRGCRTPDMQHSPGQTRRVSITSMGGRGYKPTSAQIQEAIGEAVNSICKHFHKPEKERGSLTILLCGEVGLVGALEQFFHNGFKSARLFQKTVFVWDFVEKAVAYMESADQMGDMQETAPLGLTCVSLCHYVSAINSSPRNIGKDGKFQLLVCLGARDRLLIQWLPLLVECPVIQRMYEESALLRDRTTVNDLIAVLQTLHDFPITLEASLVKGIDL from the exons CTTTGTACCAATGGCTAGAGGCTGACCGCCAAGGCAAGGACCCCGATACAGCAGCCACAG gggAGAACTTTGAGCAGAGCCCCCTGAAGAGGACGTTCAAGTCTAAAGTCCTGGCCCACTACCCTGAGAACGTGGAGTGGAACCCCTTCGACCAGGATGCTGTCAACATG cTCTGTATGCCCAAAGGCCTGTCGTTCAGGACACAGGCAGACAGCCGCGAGCCCCAGTTCCACTCCTTCCTGATCACACGGGAGGACGGCTCTCGCACCTACGGCTTCGTCCACACCTTCTACGAGGAGGTGACGTCGCCTCAGATCTGCTCGGCCATGCAGACCCTCTACCAGATGCACCAGGCTGAGAACCCTTCCTCcgactccccctcttcctcctcttcctccagtatgGACTCTCTGGCTAGCAGCCTCGACGAAGCAGATTCTCCGTCTTCATCCTCGTGCCGGTCGGCGGCGTGCGGCGGCTACGACGCGTCGCGGGACACGCTCTTCGTCTCCAAGGCGTTGTGTCTGATCACGCCCATGCCCTTCATGCACGCCTGCTGCCGTTTCCTGTCCCAGGTGCACCGGGCCGTCACAGCCGCCTCGCCCCCGCCCCTCCCTCTGGAAAGCTACGTGCACAACATCCTGTATGAGGTGCCCCTGCCCCCTCCGGGGCGCTCGCTGAAGTTCCACGGGGTGTACGAGCCCATCGTGTGTCAGCGTCCTGGGCCTGGGGAGCTGCCTCTGGCTGACTTCCCTCTGGGCCAGACCTTCACTCTGCTGGGGGTAGAGAACCTGGTGCAGCTCTTCAACTGTACCCTGCTGGAGATGCAGATTCTGCTATATTCACAGG actacCAGCGGTTGATGACAGTTGCGGAGGGCATCACCACCCTGCTCTTCCCGTTCCAGTGGCAGCATGTCTACGTGCCCATCCTACCCGCCTCACTGCTGCACTTCCTGGATGCCCCCGTGCCCTACCTCATGGGCCTGCAGTCCAAGGAGGGCACCGACCGCTCCAAATTAGAGCTGCCACAggag GCTAACCTGTGCTTCGTGGACATTGACAACCACTGTATCGAGCTGCCTGAAGACTTCCCCCAGTTCCCTAACAAACCAGAGTTAATCCAGGAGCTCAGCGAAGTCCTCCTCCGCTACGGCATATCCCCAGTGGGGGGCGCTCCTCcaacctctgtccccacctccaccaccacccctggGTCCGTCTCTACCCGTCACCCTGGTCTGAAGAGTCAACAGGCCCTGAGGGAGCTAGAGGACGATGGGAGGAATGGGAACCTAGGAGGGGAGCAGTTAGCTGTGTTGGAGCTTCTCCAAGGGAACGCTACTCTGGAAAGACTCCAGGCTCTGGCTAAGAGAACAGGGGTTCGTGTGGAAGCCCTGAGGGGGgtagggggtgagggagaggcCCAGGGGGGGAGAACGGCAGtcgaggaggaggagctgaggaACGCTAAGCTGAATGTACAGCTGAGGGAGGTGGTCGCTAGCAGGTTTACCATGATGTTCGCGGACTATGAGGCCTTCGTCATCCATAGCGCTCCGGACCTGGAGTCCTGGCTCACCAACCGAGAGCAGATGCACAACTTTGATAAG gcaTCCTTCCTGTCTGACCAGCCGGAGCCCTACCTGCCCTTCCTGTCCCACTTCATCGAGACCCAGATGTTCGCCACCTTCATCGACAACAAGATCATGTCCCAATGGGAGGAGAAGGAGCCGCTGCTCCGCGTGTTCGACGGACGCATCGATAAAGCTCGTCTATACAATGTTCGAGCCCCAAGTCTGCGGTCCTCCAACTACCAGAGGTGCACCATCCTCAAGGAGTCAG CCCAGGCCATCGAACAGCGGCTGATGAAGATCGACCACACAGCCATCCACCCCCACCTGTTGGATATGAAGATTGGACAGGGCAAATATGAACAAGGCTTCTTCCCCAAGCTGCAGTCTGATGTGCTCTCAGTCGGACCCACCAATAACAA GTGGTCCAATCGTACCGCTACGGCTCAGCGCAGGAAAGACCGTCACAGACAACAAACAGAACACTTGACTCTAGATAACGACCTCAAAGAG AAGTACATGCAAGAGGCTCGGATCCTGGGGAAGAACCTCCGTCAGCCCAAGCTGTCTGACCTCTCACCTGCCGTCATCGCTCAGACCAACTGGAAGTTTGTAGAGGGACTACTCAAGGAGTGTCGCATGAAG ACTAAGCGTATGTTGGTGGAGAAGATGGGCAGGGAGGCAGTGGAGCTGGGTCATGGGGAGGCAAACATCACAGGTCTGGAGGAGAACACTCTCATCGCCTCCCTCTGTGACCTGCTGGAGAGGATCTGGAGCCATGGCCTGCAGGTCAAACAG GGGAAGTCAGCTCTGTGGTCCCACCTGCTGCACTACCAGGCCAGAGAggagaaactggagcagcagcaggcagagtcaccag TGTCAAGCTGTCCAGAGAGACGAAAGTCTGAGTCGTCAATTGGGATGCCATCGCTGCGAGCGTCCGTCATACAGGATATGAG GCACATCCAGAGTATGGGGGAGATAAAGACGGATGTGGGCAGAGCGAGGGCCTGGATCCGTCTTTCTCTGGAGAAGAAGCTGCTCTCACAACACCTCAAACGGTTGCTGTCCCGCCAAGCCTTAACCaa GAAGCTGTATAAACGCTACGCCTTCCTGCGCtgtgaggaggagaaggagcagTTCCTGTTTCACCTGCTCTCCCTCAACACTGTCGACTACTTTTGTTTCACCagtgtcttcaccaccatca TGATCCCGTACCGCGCTGTCATCATCCCAATCAAGAAGCTGAGCAACGCCATGACGACCTCCAAcccgtgggtgtgtgtgtcgggTGAGCTGGGCGACTCGGGCGTCAGGCAGATCACCAAGAACGTCCTGGAGATGACCTTCGAT TCTGCTTTCAGGCCACACACTCACATCGACGCCATGTTCAAG TGTCAGAACCTGGGTAAGCTGACTACAGTCCAGTTGGGTCATGATAACTCTGGGCTGCTGGCTAAATGGTTGGTGGACTGTGTCATGGTCCGCAACGAGATCACAGGACACACCTACAAGTTCCCGTGTGGGCGGTGGCTTGGTAAAGGCGTGGACGACGGCAGTCTGGAGCGTGTTCTGATTGGTGAGCTGGCGTTGCCCAACGCAGATGAGGATTGTGGGAGAGGGTGTCGCACGCCCGACATGCAGCATTCGCCGGGTCAGACCAGGCGGGTCAGCATCACCTCGATGGGAGGACGCGGATACA AGCCCACCTCAGCTCAAATCCAGGAGGCCATCGGCGAGGCAGTGAACAGCATCTGCAAGCACTTCCACAAGCCTGAGAAAGAG aggGGCAGTCTGACCATCCTGCTGTGTGGTGAGGTTGGTCTGGTCGGGGCTCTGGAGCAGTTCTTCCACAATGGCTTCAAGTCCGCCCGCCTCTTCCAGAAGACTGTCTTTGTCTGGGACTTTGTGG AGAAGGCGGTGGCTTACATGGAGTCAGCGGACCAGATGGGGGACATGCAGGAGACTGCGCCCCTGGGCCtgacctgtgtctctctctgtcactatgTCAGTGCCATCAACTCCTCGCCCAGGAACATTGGCAAGGACGGCAAGTTCCAGCTGCTTGTCTGCCTGGGGGCCAG aGATCGTCTGCTGATTCAGTGGCTCCCTCTGTTGGTGGAGTGTCCAGTGATCCAGCGGATGTATGAGGAGTCTGCTCTGCTGCGGGACCGGACCACGGTCAACGATCTCATCGCTGTCCTGCAGACTCTCCACGACTTCCCCATCACCCTGGAGGCCTCGCTCGTCAAGGGCATCGACCTTTAA
- the LOC129838687 gene encoding DENN domain-containing protein 5B-like isoform X5 translates to MSGTNAASGAAPCRFAHYFVICGIDTETGLEPDELAALYQWLEADRQGKDPDTAATGENFEQSPLKRTFKSKVLAHYPENVEWNPFDQDAVNMLCMPKGLSFRTQADSREPQFHSFLITREDGSRTYGFVHTFYEEVTSPQICSAMQTLYQMHQAENPSSDSPSSSSSSSMDSLASSLDEADSPSSSSCRSAACGGYDASRDTLFVSKALCLITPMPFMHACCRFLSQVHRAVTAASPPPLPLESYVHNILYEVPLPPPGRSLKFHGVYEPIVCQRPGPGELPLADFPLGQTFTLLGVENLVQLFNCTLLEMQILLYSQDYQRLMTVAEGITTLLFPFQWQHVYVPILPASLLHFLDAPVPYLMGLQSKEGTDRSKLELPQEANLCFVDIDNHCIELPEDFPQFPNKPELIQELSEVLLRYGISPVGGAPPTSVPTSTTTPGSVSTRHPGLKSQQALRELEDDGRNGNLGGEQLAVLELLQGNATLERLQALAKRTGVRVEALRGVGGEGEAQGGRTAVEEEELRNAKLNVQLREVVASRFTMMFADYEAFVIHSAPDLESWLTNREQMHNFDKASFLSDQPEPYLPFLSHFIETQMFATFIDNKIMSQWEEKEPLLRVFDGRIDKARLYNVRAPSLRSSNYQRCTILKESAQAIEQRLMKIDHTAIHPHLLDMKIGQGKYEQGFFPKLQSDVLSVGPTNNKWSNRTATAQRRKDRHRQQTEHLTLDNDLKEKYMQEARILGKNLRQPKLSDLSPAVIAQTNWKFVEGLLKECRMKTKRMLVEKMGREAVELGHGEANITGLEENTLIASLCDLLERIWSHGLQVKQGKSALWSHLLHYQAREEKLEQQQAESPVSSCPERRKSESSIGMPSLRASVIQDMRHIQSMGEIKTDVGRARAWIRLSLEKKLLSQHLKRLLSRQALTKKLYKRYAFLRCEEEKEQFLFHLLSLNTVDYFCFTSVFTTIMIPYRAVIIPIKKLSNAMTTSNPWVCVSGELGDSGVRQITKNVLEMTFDCQNLGKLTTVQLGHDNSGLLAKWLVDCVMVRNEITGHTYKFPCGRWLGKGVDDGSLERVLIGELALPNADEDCGRGCRTPDMQHSPGQTRRVSITSMGGRGYKPTSAQIQEAIGEAVNSICKHFHKPEKERGSLTILLCGEVGLVGALEQFFHNGFKSARLFQKTVFVWDFVEKAVAYMESADQMGDMQETAPLGLTCVSLCHYVSAINSSPRNIGKDGKFQLLVCLGARDRLLIQWLPLLVECPVIQRMYEESALLRDRTTVNDLIAVLQTLHDFPITLEASLVKGIDL, encoded by the exons CTTTGTACCAATGGCTAGAGGCTGACCGCCAAGGCAAGGACCCCGATACAGCAGCCACAG gggAGAACTTTGAGCAGAGCCCCCTGAAGAGGACGTTCAAGTCTAAAGTCCTGGCCCACTACCCTGAGAACGTGGAGTGGAACCCCTTCGACCAGGATGCTGTCAACATG cTCTGTATGCCCAAAGGCCTGTCGTTCAGGACACAGGCAGACAGCCGCGAGCCCCAGTTCCACTCCTTCCTGATCACACGGGAGGACGGCTCTCGCACCTACGGCTTCGTCCACACCTTCTACGAGGAGGTGACGTCGCCTCAGATCTGCTCGGCCATGCAGACCCTCTACCAGATGCACCAGGCTGAGAACCCTTCCTCcgactccccctcttcctcctcttcctccagtatgGACTCTCTGGCTAGCAGCCTCGACGAAGCAGATTCTCCGTCTTCATCCTCGTGCCGGTCGGCGGCGTGCGGCGGCTACGACGCGTCGCGGGACACGCTCTTCGTCTCCAAGGCGTTGTGTCTGATCACGCCCATGCCCTTCATGCACGCCTGCTGCCGTTTCCTGTCCCAGGTGCACCGGGCCGTCACAGCCGCCTCGCCCCCGCCCCTCCCTCTGGAAAGCTACGTGCACAACATCCTGTATGAGGTGCCCCTGCCCCCTCCGGGGCGCTCGCTGAAGTTCCACGGGGTGTACGAGCCCATCGTGTGTCAGCGTCCTGGGCCTGGGGAGCTGCCTCTGGCTGACTTCCCTCTGGGCCAGACCTTCACTCTGCTGGGGGTAGAGAACCTGGTGCAGCTCTTCAACTGTACCCTGCTGGAGATGCAGATTCTGCTATATTCACAGG actacCAGCGGTTGATGACAGTTGCGGAGGGCATCACCACCCTGCTCTTCCCGTTCCAGTGGCAGCATGTCTACGTGCCCATCCTACCCGCCTCACTGCTGCACTTCCTGGATGCCCCCGTGCCCTACCTCATGGGCCTGCAGTCCAAGGAGGGCACCGACCGCTCCAAATTAGAGCTGCCACAggag GCTAACCTGTGCTTCGTGGACATTGACAACCACTGTATCGAGCTGCCTGAAGACTTCCCCCAGTTCCCTAACAAACCAGAGTTAATCCAGGAGCTCAGCGAAGTCCTCCTCCGCTACGGCATATCCCCAGTGGGGGGCGCTCCTCcaacctctgtccccacctccaccaccacccctggGTCCGTCTCTACCCGTCACCCTGGTCTGAAGAGTCAACAGGCCCTGAGGGAGCTAGAGGACGATGGGAGGAATGGGAACCTAGGAGGGGAGCAGTTAGCTGTGTTGGAGCTTCTCCAAGGGAACGCTACTCTGGAAAGACTCCAGGCTCTGGCTAAGAGAACAGGGGTTCGTGTGGAAGCCCTGAGGGGGgtagggggtgagggagaggcCCAGGGGGGGAGAACGGCAGtcgaggaggaggagctgaggaACGCTAAGCTGAATGTACAGCTGAGGGAGGTGGTCGCTAGCAGGTTTACCATGATGTTCGCGGACTATGAGGCCTTCGTCATCCATAGCGCTCCGGACCTGGAGTCCTGGCTCACCAACCGAGAGCAGATGCACAACTTTGATAAG gcaTCCTTCCTGTCTGACCAGCCGGAGCCCTACCTGCCCTTCCTGTCCCACTTCATCGAGACCCAGATGTTCGCCACCTTCATCGACAACAAGATCATGTCCCAATGGGAGGAGAAGGAGCCGCTGCTCCGCGTGTTCGACGGACGCATCGATAAAGCTCGTCTATACAATGTTCGAGCCCCAAGTCTGCGGTCCTCCAACTACCAGAGGTGCACCATCCTCAAGGAGTCAG CCCAGGCCATCGAACAGCGGCTGATGAAGATCGACCACACAGCCATCCACCCCCACCTGTTGGATATGAAGATTGGACAGGGCAAATATGAACAAGGCTTCTTCCCCAAGCTGCAGTCTGATGTGCTCTCAGTCGGACCCACCAATAACAA GTGGTCCAATCGTACCGCTACGGCTCAGCGCAGGAAAGACCGTCACAGACAACAAACAGAACACTTGACTCTAGATAACGACCTCAAAGAG AAGTACATGCAAGAGGCTCGGATCCTGGGGAAGAACCTCCGTCAGCCCAAGCTGTCTGACCTCTCACCTGCCGTCATCGCTCAGACCAACTGGAAGTTTGTAGAGGGACTACTCAAGGAGTGTCGCATGAAG ACTAAGCGTATGTTGGTGGAGAAGATGGGCAGGGAGGCAGTGGAGCTGGGTCATGGGGAGGCAAACATCACAGGTCTGGAGGAGAACACTCTCATCGCCTCCCTCTGTGACCTGCTGGAGAGGATCTGGAGCCATGGCCTGCAGGTCAAACAG GGGAAGTCAGCTCTGTGGTCCCACCTGCTGCACTACCAGGCCAGAGAggagaaactggagcagcagcaggcagagtcaccag TGTCAAGCTGTCCAGAGAGACGAAAGTCTGAGTCGTCAATTGGGATGCCATCGCTGCGAGCGTCCGTCATACAGGATATGAG GCACATCCAGAGTATGGGGGAGATAAAGACGGATGTGGGCAGAGCGAGGGCCTGGATCCGTCTTTCTCTGGAGAAGAAGCTGCTCTCACAACACCTCAAACGGTTGCTGTCCCGCCAAGCCTTAACCaa GAAGCTGTATAAACGCTACGCCTTCCTGCGCtgtgaggaggagaaggagcagTTCCTGTTTCACCTGCTCTCCCTCAACACTGTCGACTACTTTTGTTTCACCagtgtcttcaccaccatca TGATCCCGTACCGCGCTGTCATCATCCCAATCAAGAAGCTGAGCAACGCCATGACGACCTCCAAcccgtgggtgtgtgtgtcgggTGAGCTGGGCGACTCGGGCGTCAGGCAGATCACCAAGAACGTCCTGGAGATGACCTTCGAT TGTCAGAACCTGGGTAAGCTGACTACAGTCCAGTTGGGTCATGATAACTCTGGGCTGCTGGCTAAATGGTTGGTGGACTGTGTCATGGTCCGCAACGAGATCACAGGACACACCTACAAGTTCCCGTGTGGGCGGTGGCTTGGTAAAGGCGTGGACGACGGCAGTCTGGAGCGTGTTCTGATTGGTGAGCTGGCGTTGCCCAACGCAGATGAGGATTGTGGGAGAGGGTGTCGCACGCCCGACATGCAGCATTCGCCGGGTCAGACCAGGCGGGTCAGCATCACCTCGATGGGAGGACGCGGATACA AGCCCACCTCAGCTCAAATCCAGGAGGCCATCGGCGAGGCAGTGAACAGCATCTGCAAGCACTTCCACAAGCCTGAGAAAGAG aggGGCAGTCTGACCATCCTGCTGTGTGGTGAGGTTGGTCTGGTCGGGGCTCTGGAGCAGTTCTTCCACAATGGCTTCAAGTCCGCCCGCCTCTTCCAGAAGACTGTCTTTGTCTGGGACTTTGTGG AGAAGGCGGTGGCTTACATGGAGTCAGCGGACCAGATGGGGGACATGCAGGAGACTGCGCCCCTGGGCCtgacctgtgtctctctctgtcactatgTCAGTGCCATCAACTCCTCGCCCAGGAACATTGGCAAGGACGGCAAGTTCCAGCTGCTTGTCTGCCTGGGGGCCAG aGATCGTCTGCTGATTCAGTGGCTCCCTCTGTTGGTGGAGTGTCCAGTGATCCAGCGGATGTATGAGGAGTCTGCTCTGCTGCGGGACCGGACCACGGTCAACGATCTCATCGCTGTCCTGCAGACTCTCCACGACTTCCCCATCACCCTGGAGGCCTCGCTCGTCAAGGGCATCGACCTTTAA